The Methanobacterium formicicum region AAATCAGACTATTTTAGGATTGAAATAAAGACCAGCCTTAACTGTACGAAATTTATCTTAAACTAAGTTATTAAGAACATCATGTACATGCGTAGGGGCCCTCATTAATTTTCGCAAAAGATAAATAAGAAAGTAGAAAAAAGATTAAAAAAGAGGCGATCATGGATGGGGGAAAAATATCTAGGATTCATAGCTGTTTTGGTGATAATTGGGCTGATTGTGGCCGTATCTGGATGCACATCTTCAAGTAGTGAAAAAAATACAAATAATACACCTAACATAAATTATTTAAATTTCACAGCAAATGGAGTTTCATTCAAATATATGTCTGATTATATGACTGTAAAACAAGGCACAGGAAATATTATTGCTGAATTGAATTATACAACTTTAGGTTCTCCAGGTTATGTTGTGAAATATCCTGGGATGTCGTTAGAGTCTTTAAAGTCAAAAATTGAATTAGAAACTTATCCTGACCACAATATCACCGAAACTAAAATAATAGGTAAGGAATTGAATTATAATGGTTATAGAATAAATAGTAAGGCTAAGTCTCCCTACAACATGACCGAAGATTATATTATATTTGAAACAGGGGGATCTTCTTATGAAATTTCAATTTTTGGAGAGTCTGGTAATTCATTAAGTTATATCATCAACCCAATTGAACAAAGTATTTATGTTTCATAACCAATAATTTCTTTTTACCCTTCCTTTTGAATCATTAGGTCAGATAATTCCTTAAATAGTTTGGTATAGTAATCTACTGTTTCTTTTGAATTAATTCAATGTTAAAACTGGGCTACTCACTATTTTAATTAATGTTGAAGACAGCCACAGGGGCAGAAAAGTCATCATAATAGGTGTAGCTTGCCCTAAGATCATTAAGTATTAATTCAATGGATAGCAATGTAAACCATACTACTTAAAAAGTTTAGATAACATAGCAAATATTAAACATCTGATATTTTTACAAGGATAGGAAAGGAAGTTTTTTTAAAATGAACATAGTTCCCAGTATTGTAGAGTAGCAGCCCCAGAATACCAGGCAAGTATTCTATAACCTTCTATAATCTACAGATTGATTAAATTGAATAATTGAATAGATTAATTGAAACTCTAATTAATTACACATTTTATAACATTTTATCAGTTTAGGAGCGATATTGAATGTCCGAACCATCATCAACCGAACTTTATGAGGTTAAACGCACACTGAAAGAACTCTCCGATAAAAAAGGTCGGGGTACTGAGCTGGTGTCAGTTTACATACCACCAGATAAGCAGATAAGTGACGTGGTCAAGCACATGCGTGAAGAGCTCAGCCAGAGTGCCAACATTAAAAGTAAACAGACCAAAAAGAATGTTCAGTCTGCCATTGAAGTTATAATGCAGCGTATGAAGCTCTTCCCCAAGCCACCAGAGAGGGGTCTGGTGTTATTTGTGGGTATGATCCCCCGGGGAGGGCCGGGAACTGAGAAGATGGAGACCTATGTTTTCGAACCACCAGAACCAGTGCAAACCTACATCTACCACTGTAACTCCCAGTTCTTCCTGGAACCCCTGGAGGAGATCCTGGAAGATAAGGAGATCTACGGACTGGCAGTTATCGACCGAAAAGAAGCCACCATAGCCGTGATGAAGGGAAAACGAATAGACATTGTCAAAAATTTGACCAGTGGTGTTCCCGGGAAGCATAAAGCAGGTGGACAGTCCCAGAGACGTTTTGACCGATTGATTGAACTGGCCGCCCACGAATTCTTGAAAAGGATCGGGGAACATATGAATGAAGCCTTCTTAAATCTTGAAGGCATCAAAGGAGTAATTATCGGAGGACCTGGGCACACTAAGGAGGATTTTGTCAACGGAGATTACCTGCACCACGAGATCAAGCAGATGATTATCACCACCGTGGATACCTCCTACACCGGTGAGTTTGGTATCCGGGAGGTTATTGACAAATCCATGGATATACTCACCGAAATCGACATCATGCGGGAGAAAAAGCTGGTCCAACGCTTTTTAACCGAACTGGTGGATGAAAATGGCCTGGCATCCTACGGTGAAGCCGAAGTAAGGCAGAACCTGATTAACGGTGCAGTAGAAGTCCTGTTACTCTCCGAGGATATAAAAGCTAAAAGGTACACCTACCAGTGCACTTCCTGTGGAAACCAGGAAGAGAAAACCATTAAAAATGAGAAAGACGCCAAAGACGAGCCCTGTAAGAATTGTGGGGATACCATGAAACCCACTTCTTCAGAGGATGTAATTGGGGACTTTGTTAAAATGGCAGAGGAAGTAGGCTCCGAAGTGGAGATCATATCCACGGAAACTGAGGAGGGAATGCAGCTTTTCCGTGCCTTTGGAGGTATTGCTGCCATATTAAGGTACAGAATATAATTAAAGTACAGAATATAGTACTTTAAAATCCTTATATTTTTTTAAATAGGACACTAAAACTTTAGTTCTAATAAATAAATTTAATACTCCGTCTATTCTAAAAATAAAATACAATGCTTTCTATTTTTCAAAAGAAATTTGAATAACCTTTTTTAAGAAAAATAACGTTTTTTAAGAAATATTTAAAGAGAATAAGTAATTGGAATTAAAAGAAAATAAGTAATGTGGATTAAAAGAATTATCCCAGTCTACTCACGCGTATAAGTGATTCTACGGGAACTTTTTCCACTTCCTGTAATCCTTTCTTGTCTATGAGTACCACTGCAGCTAAGGGTTCTGCTCCCAGGCTGCGGAAGACTTTTATGGCCTCACCTACGGTTCCTCCGCTGGTGATAACATCGTCCACTATTATCACCCGCTTTCCCTCTACCGAGGCAAAGTTACTGCTCACTGCACCACGGGCATCCTCTTCCTTACGGTGCTTAATGGGGTGGAACACCGCCATATCTGCATCCAGAAACTCGGCCATCATGGTGGCAAAGGGGATTCCACTTACGGTAATTCCCACCACTACCTCCACGTCTCCGTGCTGCAGGGCCATGTCAGCCATGGCTGCGGAGACATAGGACATTCTGGTGGAACTACCACCCAGGCTTTTCCAGTTTATGGCAAAATCCACTGGTGCCTTTTCCTGAGATTGTTCCTTGGTTTTATCGGTTCCCTGGAGTATAAGCCACCGGGCAGTGTCTTTAGAGACGTTGAGTTCATCAGCTATCTCTCCAGTGGTAAAACCTCTGCTTCTAAGTTCGTAGGCCTTTTCAATAAGTTTCTGGTTCATTTATACCCCTCCTAAAAAGGATTTTAGGATAATTCATAATTAAAATTGGAATCAGTGATATTCAGTCCATGTCAATTTTTATGGGAGTTTTCTCCTTGGCAGACTTCATAGATGCTAAAACTGTTTTTAGGGCGTGTATTCCATCTTCCCCGGTGATTTTTGGTTTTTCATCCAGCATAATGGCGTTTAAAAAGGAATCCAGTTCTTCCATTAGGGGTTCATGGTGGGGTACCCTGACGTTTCGGGCGTTTTTACCGAAGATCTCCACGGTCTGGTCTATGTAGTCCAAGGAAATGATCCCATCGGTTCCTGTGACTTCCAGTTGCCGTTTTTTGTAGGGTGTGAGCCAGTTAACTTCCAGCATACCTATGGCGTTGTTGTAGAATTCCATCATGATCTCGGCATGGTCCTCGTATTCACATTTTTCCAGTCTACTACCGACATGGGCGTAGACCTTGGATACTGGGCTGTCCATGAGGTAGGCCATCACATCCACTTCGTGGATAGCCAGATCTATGGTAACACCAACATCCTTTATTCGGGGAGGAAATGGTCCTACTCGTTTAGCTGAAACTGAAACCACTTCTCCAATGAGTTTATCCCTTAAAAGTTTTTTAGCCTCCAGAACAGCTGGATTGAACCTTTCCACATGACCGGTGGCCAGTTTAACTCCCTGTTTCCGGGCAGCCTTGACCATATCCTTGGCTTCCTTCAGGGTGAAGGCTATGGGTTTTTCCACCAGAACGTGTTTTCCCTGTTCAATGGCACTCATTACCACCTCGTAGTGGTAAGTGGTGGGGACACAGACACTCACTGCATCTATTTCTGGCATTTTAAGTACGTTATCGTAATCCACAAATCCAACGGTGTTGTATTTCTTGGAGACCTCAGCCAGGGTGCCCTTCATGAGATCAGATACTGCCAGGAGGTTGGCATTTTTAAGTCGGGTGTACACTCGTACATGGTTGTGGCCCATGGCCCCTACACCAACTACACCCACGTTTACCTTATTCACTGGCAATCCTCCCCCATGCGTTTGGCAATTTCAAGACCAATAGCTTCCGCCTGGTTTACCGGACCACTCATACTATGTTTTGATAATAACTCACCCTCGGGGGTAAGTAAAATAGCCTGAAGTTTCAATTCATCTTCCTGTACCCGGGCACAAACCCCCAACGGCCATTGACAGCCTACACCCAGTACTTCTAAAACCTTTTTTTCTGCCATAATTTCCTGATAAGAATCTTTATGATTCAAAGCCTTTAAAATATTCTTTTTACCGCTATCTTTCCTGGCGATAACTGCCAGTGCTCCCTGACCCGCAGCTGGAGTCATGTAATCCAAGGAAAATCGTTCCCTAAGGTGTTCGGTAAGTCCCAGTCTGTTGAGACCTGCTTCTGCCAGTAATGTGGCCTGATATTCCCCACTGGTTATTTTTTTAATCCGGGTATCGATGTTACCCCTGATGGGCTTTATATCCACATCTTTGTGGTGGTACCTGCAGAAAGCTTCTCTCCGGATACTACTGGTGCCCAGAGTTGCTCCTTCTGGCAGGGCATCCCATTGGTAAGGGGATATCAGCACATCATGGGGTGATTCCCGTGGAGGCACGGCCACAATTTCCAGTTCATCATCCAGTTCACTGGGAAGATCCTTTAAACTGTGAACTGCAAAATCGACCTCCTCTTCTAGCACTGCTCGGTCCAATTCCTTGGTGAATATTCCCTTAGCATCTATATCATAAAGCTGAGAGTCTTTAATTTTGTCTCCAGTGGTTTTTACAACATTTACATCTATTTTCTCATCTGTTAGTTTTGATAAAGAGGTGATTATACTTTTGGTTTGAACCATAGCCAGATTGCTTCCCCTTGTACCTACCTGCAATGCATCATCTCCGAATGTGGCGAATTTACTGAATTTTAAGTATAAAAGTTTGTCATTTAAAGCTGCTACCTGACATAGCAAACTTAGTATAAGAATCCTTAGTTGATTGATTTTCTATGATCTTTAATAAATGTTGTCATGGTGAAAATTAATCACCCCTATTCTATTTATACTGTGAAGTTTTAGGTTTTCTCCACTGTGGTTATCTTCTGCCCAATTCTGAGAAATTTGAGCGATAGATGAGCAATATATTTTTGCCCCCAGCATTTTTAGCTTCTCCTACTGCTAAATCTATATTATTTTGATAAATTGAACCCCTATTAATCTGTTTATTTAAATTATACCCCAGATCTCCGGTTAATACCAAGGGGATCTCCTCATCCAGGCTATCCAAGAACTCCACCAGGGAATTTTCATCAATCTCTTCACAGGTGACACCGTAACTTCCACCGAGTACTATTGCTGGTTTATCATAGGATTTTATCATGTGGGCTGATCTTTTTACGGCAGTAACATTTATACCTGGATTTATTTCCTCAATAACTACTGTTTCACCCATTTTTAGGAGTGAAGTCCGGCCAGGTAAGCCTTTAAAGTTTTCCAAGCCTCGAATTATGGTTTTTGGAGGAGTTCCCATGGCTAAAGAAGCACTTATGGCCGAAAGAGTGTTTTCAAGATGATATTGGGCTGGGGCAAATGTGGATACTGTAAATGAGGTGTTCACAAGTTTTCCATCGGTTGTTTTAAGATCAACCACTTCCACTTGGAATGTGGTTTTATGAAGGTGGTAATGGATATTATGGGCCCAAACATTCACCTGACCCGTATCATTTTCCTTAATTGAATAAGTATTCGTTTTTTCCCGGGTAGCTGGATCCAGGGAGTAATTTTTATGATATGAATCATGATCACAGATTACTACCTTACTGGCAAACATCTGCTGCTTGGCTTTACTGGCACTGCTGGTTCCCTGGGCAATGGTGTAATCTTCCACTATATTGGTGATGATTCCCACATCTGCCAGACCTGTTCCCCCCAATGAACTTTCAAATATACAGATATCCGGTTGGCGGGCTATATCTTTATACAATTCCTGGGCAAGTCTCCAGGCAGTTATAATACTGGCCGGAGTTATGCTGATATTCTTTTGAAGGGTAGTTTCTTCCCCATCAAAGAGAACTTCAACACCCCGGCTGCTTAATAGCAGGGGATTTTTATCACGATATATTTCTTTGAGCATGGCCACTACACTGGTTTTACCCTTCACTCCGGTGATCTCCATTACCGGTACCTTTATTTCATTCTTTAAAAGGTATTTCACTGCCTGATGATGGGTCATGTGGGGCGGGATGGATAAATTACAGTGCACTGGAGCTATTACCACTAGTTCAGAATTATCATGCCCAGAGTTTGCATAAAAGGAGTCATCCACCAGTTGAATGTGGTTATTTTCCAGGAATGATCGATCCTCTTCCTGCAGGGTATGGTATATGTCCCAGGCCAAAACCTCACAGTTTTCCCTTTTAGAAAATTCAAGGGCCAATGTGCTTCCACCGTGGGTCATGTCCACTATAAGTACTTTCATTTAATTTATTCCTTAGTTTGTTTGCTAACTGATTCCACCCTGGATTAACTTTTCCCGGACTTTACGGTAGAAGTCTTTGGTTAGGCGCACGAAATAGGCACAGTTATCTGATTTGCGGAAGACAATTTCATCCATGTAATTAATTTCTTCCTCAAACTGACCGTCGATAACTGCTACCCCCTTTTTACCTTCCCGGAGAAGCTTCACCTTGATGATGCTCTCGTCAGAAACAACTGTAGGCCGTGCTCCCAGTTTAAAAGGACATATGGGGACTATTATAAAGGCTTTGACCTTAGGATCGATAATGGGACCTCCCGCAGACATGGAATATGCTGTTGATCCACTGGGTGTGGCTATTATGAGTCCATCTGCACGGAGTTCTTCCATTATCTCGTCATCCACACTGATCTGGATGTGGAGCATTTTAGCGGGTTTGCGGGTCATGAGCACTACTTCATTTAGTGCGGGGGGTAGTTCCCGGTTGTGCCATACCCGTAGCTGGTTTCTTCTTTCCACAAAATAGTTACCAGCCAGAACTTCTTCAATTGCTGTAAACGCGTTTTCAGGATCTATTTCTGTTAAAAATCCCACTGTTCCCATGTTAATTCCTATTAGGGGAATTTTTTTGTGGCTGATGAAGCTCTGAGTGCGGAGGATGGTTCCATCTCCTCCAATGGCCACCACCATATCCACTTCCATATCCTCCAGATCACACTGTCGGTCCTGGTACTGGGTGAGTTCCCGGGCCAGGGGAGTGTCCAGCACAATATCCACATTTTTTTCCAGTAAAAAGTCAGCAATAGCCAGAGCAAGTGTAACTGCTCCGGGAACATCACTGCGAGCAACCAACCCCATGATCAATTAAATCCCCTCCCATATTTTCATTATTTCGTCATGAATCTCCGTATTACAGGCAGCGATTAGGGAAGTTTTCTCCAGTACGTTTAATTTACCGTTAAGGGTGTTTCCCTGGGAGTCGGTCACCACCCCGCCACTTTCTTCTACTATGAGCTTGGCGGCAGCAACATCCACCACCCGGAGGTTATCCCTAACATCCACAAATGCTTCATAGGTTCCATTGGCCACGTAGGAGATTTCTATGGCCACAGCCCCCAGGATTCTCATTCTCCTCACACTTTTACATAGCACCTCGATCTTGGACATGTCCATCCTGTAAACATAAGCACCCATGGATATGCTGGATAAATCCTGTTTAGCAGATGGGCTCACCTTTTCACCATTTAAAAAGGCACCTTTACCCTTGAAGGCCTTATAAATATCATCTGTAGCGTAATTTTTAACCACTCCCATCTGGATGTCTTCAATGGTCAGGGGACCATTACTTCCCGGAGTTATGGGGGCTACGGCCACGGAGATCCCGTAGGCAGGTATCTGTTTCACCGCATTACTGGTTCCATCCAGGGGGTCTACTACCAATATGGCCTCGGGTTGTCCTTCACCAATGTTTACTTCCCCAATTTCTTCGCTTATGAGGGTTAATGGCCTATCAACTTCATTTAAGACATCCATTACCTTTTTTTCGGCCACCAGGTCAATGTGAGTGGTGGGTGTTCCATCCGCCCCCATTTTCACTATTTCCCCACCCTCCGGGGATCCTATAAGAGGGGATATAGCCCTTTGAGATTCCTCAATTAAATCCTGGCATACTCTGTCCCAAAATTCCTG contains the following coding sequences:
- a CDS encoding bifunctional fructose-bisphosphatase/inositol-phosphate phosphatase, with translation MNGEDQEFWDRVCQDLIEESQRAISPLIGSPEGGEIVKMGADGTPTTHIDLVAEKKVMDVLNEVDRPLTLISEEIGEVNIGEGQPEAILVVDPLDGTSNAVKQIPAYGISVAVAPITPGSNGPLTIEDIQMGVVKNYATDDIYKAFKGKGAFLNGEKVSPSAKQDLSSISMGAYVYRMDMSKIEVLCKSVRRMRILGAVAIEISYVANGTYEAFVDVRDNLRVVDVAAAKLIVEESGGVVTDSQGNTLNGKLNVLEKTSLIAACNTEIHDEIMKIWEGI
- a CDS encoding NAD(+) kinase, producing the protein MIMGLVARSDVPGAVTLALAIADFLLEKNVDIVLDTPLARELTQYQDRQCDLEDMEVDMVVAIGGDGTILRTQSFISHKKIPLIGINMGTVGFLTEIDPENAFTAIEEVLAGNYFVERRNQLRVWHNRELPPALNEVVLMTRKPAKMLHIQISVDDEIMEELRADGLIIATPSGSTAYSMSAGGPIIDPKVKAFIIVPICPFKLGARPTVVSDESIIKVKLLREGKKGVAVIDGQFEEEINYMDEIVFRKSDNCAYFVRLTKDFYRKVREKLIQGGIS
- the prf1 gene encoding peptide chain release factor aRF-1 translates to MSEPSSTELYEVKRTLKELSDKKGRGTELVSVYIPPDKQISDVVKHMREELSQSANIKSKQTKKNVQSAIEVIMQRMKLFPKPPERGLVLFVGMIPRGGPGTEKMETYVFEPPEPVQTYIYHCNSQFFLEPLEEILEDKEIYGLAVIDRKEATIAVMKGKRIDIVKNLTSGVPGKHKAGGQSQRRFDRLIELAAHEFLKRIGEHMNEAFLNLEGIKGVIIGGPGHTKEDFVNGDYLHHEIKQMIITTVDTSYTGEFGIREVIDKSMDILTEIDIMREKKLVQRFLTELVDENGLASYGEAEVRQNLINGAVEVLLLSEDIKAKRYTYQCTSCGNQEEKTIKNEKDAKDEPCKNCGDTMKPTSSEDVIGDFVKMAEEVGSEVEIISTETEEGMQLFRAFGGIAAILRYRI
- a CDS encoding orotate phosphoribosyltransferase-like protein — protein: MNQKLIEKAYELRSRGFTTGEIADELNVSKDTARWLILQGTDKTKEQSQEKAPVDFAINWKSLGGSSTRMSYVSAAMADMALQHGDVEVVVGITVSGIPFATMMAEFLDADMAVFHPIKHRKEEDARGAVSSNFASVEGKRVIIVDDVITSGGTVGEAIKVFRSLGAEPLAAVVLIDKKGLQEVEKVPVESLIRVSRLG
- a CDS encoding Gfo/Idh/MocA family protein; translated protein: MNKVNVGVVGVGAMGHNHVRVYTRLKNANLLAVSDLMKGTLAEVSKKYNTVGFVDYDNVLKMPEIDAVSVCVPTTYHYEVVMSAIEQGKHVLVEKPIAFTLKEAKDMVKAARKQGVKLATGHVERFNPAVLEAKKLLRDKLIGEVVSVSAKRVGPFPPRIKDVGVTIDLAIHEVDVMAYLMDSPVSKVYAHVGSRLEKCEYEDHAEIMMEFYNNAIGMLEVNWLTPYKKRQLEVTGTDGIISLDYIDQTVEIFGKNARNVRVPHHEPLMEELDSFLNAIMLDEKPKITGEDGIHALKTVLASMKSAKEKTPIKIDMD
- the hemC gene encoding hydroxymethylbilane synthase; the protein is MQVGTRGSNLAMVQTKSIITSLSKLTDEKIDVNVVKTTGDKIKDSQLYDIDAKGIFTKELDRAVLEEEVDFAVHSLKDLPSELDDELEIVAVPPRESPHDVLISPYQWDALPEGATLGTSSIRREAFCRYHHKDVDIKPIRGNIDTRIKKITSGEYQATLLAEAGLNRLGLTEHLRERFSLDYMTPAAGQGALAVIARKDSGKKNILKALNHKDSYQEIMAEKKVLEVLGVGCQWPLGVCARVQEDELKLQAILLTPEGELLSKHSMSGPVNQAEAIGLEIAKRMGEDCQ
- the cfbE gene encoding coenzyme F430 synthase, whose amino-acid sequence is MKVLIVDMTHGGSTLALEFSKRENCEVLAWDIYHTLQEEDRSFLENNHIQLVDDSFYANSGHDNSELVVIAPVHCNLSIPPHMTHHQAVKYLLKNEIKVPVMEITGVKGKTSVVAMLKEIYRDKNPLLLSSRGVEVLFDGEETTLQKNISITPASIITAWRLAQELYKDIARQPDICIFESSLGGTGLADVGIITNIVEDYTIAQGTSSASKAKQQMFASKVVICDHDSYHKNYSLDPATREKTNTYSIKENDTGQVNVWAHNIHYHLHKTTFQVEVVDLKTTDGKLVNTSFTVSTFAPAQYHLENTLSAISASLAMGTPPKTIIRGLENFKGLPGRTSLLKMGETVVIEEINPGINVTAVKRSAHMIKSYDKPAIVLGGSYGVTCEEIDENSLVEFLDSLDEEIPLVLTGDLGYNLNKQINRGSIYQNNIDLAVGEAKNAGGKNILLIYRSNFSELGRR